Proteins encoded together in one Ferroglobus placidus DSM 10642 window:
- the cofG gene encoding 7,8-didemethyl-8-hydroxy-5-deazariboflavin synthase subunit CofG: MVITYSRNVFLPLTRSCRNRCYYCGFRRENDGLMSLDSIISLLRKAKNATEALLTFGEQPEFSEKVKKDLKALGFSSFSDYVKSVCEIAIKEGFLPHTNPGVVDTDFLKKVKDFNASMGLMLEQAVELECHKESPGKKPEERIKFIKKAGKLKIPFTTGILVGIGEKFEDRIYSLEVIADLHDNYGHIQEVIIQNFSPKKGTKMENFKPPSTSEMLETVKVARKIIQKDVAIQVPPNLVKEVEVFVKAGANDLGGISDVTPDFINPEHPWPKVEEISERLKGYELKERLPIYPKFVVEGWYSEKIAPLIEAYSDEEGYKC; this comes from the coding sequence GTGGTAATCACCTACAGCAGAAACGTGTTCCTACCTTTAACGAGATCCTGCAGAAATCGCTGCTACTACTGCGGATTTAGGAGAGAGAACGACGGCTTAATGAGCCTCGACTCGATAATCTCTTTGCTAAGGAAAGCGAAAAACGCAACCGAAGCCTTGCTCACGTTTGGAGAACAACCAGAGTTCAGCGAGAAGGTAAAAAAAGATCTTAAGGCTTTAGGATTCAGCAGTTTTTCGGATTACGTTAAGTCCGTCTGCGAAATTGCAATTAAGGAGGGCTTTTTACCCCACACGAATCCGGGAGTCGTTGATACTGACTTTTTGAAGAAGGTTAAAGATTTCAACGCTAGCATGGGGCTTATGCTTGAGCAAGCGGTTGAACTGGAGTGTCACAAAGAGAGTCCCGGAAAGAAGCCGGAAGAAAGAATAAAATTCATAAAAAAAGCTGGAAAGCTGAAAATTCCTTTCACCACCGGAATTTTAGTGGGGATAGGTGAAAAGTTCGAAGACAGAATTTACTCCCTCGAAGTTATAGCAGATTTACACGACAACTACGGACACATTCAGGAGGTGATAATCCAGAATTTTTCACCGAAGAAGGGAACAAAAATGGAAAACTTTAAACCCCCTTCTACTTCCGAAATGCTTGAAACTGTCAAAGTAGCCAGAAAGATTATTCAGAAGGATGTAGCGATCCAAGTTCCTCCGAACTTGGTGAAGGAAGTTGAGGTGTTCGTGAAAGCCGGAGCTAACGATCTTGGAGGAATTTCTGACGTAACTCCAGACTTCATAAATCCCGAACATCCATGGCCGAAGGTTGAGGAGATATCCGAGAGGTTGAAAGGGTACGAATTAAAGGAGAGGTTGCCAATCTATCCAAAATTCGTGGTGGAAGGTTGGTACAGCGAAAAAATCGCTCCGCTTATTGAAGCTTATTCAGACGAGGAGGGTTACAAATGCTGA
- the cofH gene encoding 5-amino-6-(D-ribitylamino)uracil--L-tyrosine 4-hydroxyphenyl transferase CofH: MLKELQLVKEPFKTFEIANKIREEEVGDVVTYVVNRNINFTDICINSCKFCSYRNRRKFVLSTDEIKKKVEEAVNYGCTEVCIQGGLYPNADVEFYKSILRAVREVSKDIHIHAFSPMEIVHAARNSGCDVEDVLRELKKAGLNSMPGTAAEILDDEIRRIICPDKLSVEEWVDVIKTAHYLGIPTTATIMYGHIESWEHRIKHLMIIREIQEETSGFTEFIPLPFMNKNNELGKIARQSSGFEDLLMISIARIILHPVIPNIQASWVKLGIKLAQAALNFGANDLGGTLMEENISRLAGSTSGEFLPKEEMERLILNAGRIPAERDTLYRIIRVRENV; encoded by the coding sequence ATGCTGAAAGAACTTCAACTCGTTAAGGAACCGTTCAAAACGTTCGAAATAGCTAACAAAATCAGAGAGGAGGAAGTAGGAGACGTGGTAACTTACGTCGTTAATAGGAACATAAACTTCACGGACATCTGCATTAACTCCTGCAAATTCTGCTCATATCGGAACAGAAGGAAGTTCGTTTTGTCAACCGACGAGATAAAGAAGAAGGTTGAAGAAGCCGTAAATTACGGCTGCACGGAAGTTTGCATTCAAGGAGGACTTTATCCTAATGCTGATGTGGAATTTTACAAATCTATTTTAAGAGCGGTGAGGGAAGTTTCGAAGGACATTCACATTCACGCATTCTCTCCAATGGAAATCGTGCACGCGGCAAGAAACTCTGGATGCGATGTTGAGGATGTTTTGAGAGAGCTTAAAAAAGCGGGATTGAATTCTATGCCGGGAACAGCTGCTGAAATTCTTGACGACGAAATAAGAAGAATAATCTGTCCGGATAAGCTTTCGGTGGAGGAATGGGTCGACGTTATTAAGACCGCCCATTACTTGGGAATTCCGACGACAGCAACCATAATGTACGGGCACATCGAAAGCTGGGAGCACAGAATAAAGCATCTTATGATCATAAGGGAAATTCAGGAGGAAACTTCCGGATTCACCGAATTCATTCCCCTCCCGTTCATGAACAAAAACAACGAGCTCGGGAAAATAGCAAGGCAATCCTCCGGTTTCGAAGACCTGTTGATGATTTCAATCGCGAGAATAATTCTCCATCCGGTTATCCCGAACATTCAGGCTTCGTGGGTTAAGCTTGGAATAAAACTTGCTCAGGCAGCTTTGAATTTCGGAGCAAACGACCTCGGAGGAACATTGATGGAAGAGAACATTTCGAGGCTTGCTGGCTCCACTTCCGGAGAGTTTCTTCCGAAAGAGGAAATGGAAAGATTAATACTGAACGCCGGCAGAATCCCGGCTGAGAGAGATACGCTTTACAGAATAATCAGAGTTAGAGAAAATGTCTGA
- a CDS encoding thioredoxin domain-containing protein: protein MSEISLYSVFANWSERSVEQRNILSKVKLPLKVVEVDKDLFPDKAEELEEIGASFGVHGLPLNVLFYKDIPIYASGFLSEKDVLKLIEVTKSLLKADERKVLEEGRKVIEKVENRKKGKEGLAGLELLKSSLDRILNAFDYTYGGFGFDLKFPFPFTHISLLLLRRFREVEISVSEMIDGGIRDHIFGGFFRYCFERSWDSPVRVKTTVENAEILILLSLAYRKLGVGRLKGVARETVDFLFSVKKDFFGNCLSIEKVEFANLDELEKKLLNSYYGFDKLGYARIIASRESIAEELGLDYEEVGEVIKNLKKKAKAKARVDDREISSYNFHVATALNYYSAIFDEKVGVEDILKKILKKRFEDVLYRYEDVEGKFEDYSYGIFSLVVNHYLNDWGLEEAEELFKLSDDHWKVFDSRTASPLSLKILSALHLYHLTGKREYREYAKEKLKKFAGYEHNIYSGAYLVALKAYLRPIYAPKIEKFIAPDVFFWEKDWIEYAGKKFKSDEIRAVLDG from the coding sequence ATGTCTGAAATATCACTTTACAGCGTTTTCGCAAACTGGAGCGAGCGAAGCGTTGAGCAGAGGAACATTCTTTCGAAGGTGAAACTTCCCCTAAAAGTCGTCGAAGTGGATAAAGATTTGTTCCCCGATAAGGCTGAGGAACTTGAGGAGATAGGAGCCTCCTTCGGCGTTCACGGCTTGCCATTAAACGTCCTCTTTTACAAAGATATACCAATTTACGCGAGCGGATTTTTGAGCGAGAAAGACGTTTTAAAGTTAATTGAGGTAACGAAATCGCTCTTAAAAGCGGACGAAAGAAAAGTCTTAGAGGAAGGAAGGAAAGTAATTGAGAAAGTCGAAAACAGAAAAAAGGGTAAAGAGGGTTTAGCTGGATTAGAGCTTCTAAAAAGCTCTTTAGATAGGATTCTCAACGCTTTCGACTACACCTACGGAGGGTTCGGGTTCGACTTGAAGTTTCCTTTTCCATTTACCCACATCTCCCTCCTACTTCTCAGGAGGTTCAGAGAGGTCGAAATTTCTGTGAGCGAAATGATAGACGGGGGAATAAGAGATCACATTTTTGGAGGATTTTTCAGATACTGTTTCGAAAGAAGCTGGGACAGTCCTGTTAGAGTAAAAACTACTGTCGAAAACGCTGAAATTCTAATTTTACTATCCTTGGCTTACAGAAAACTCGGAGTAGGAAGGTTGAAAGGCGTTGCGAGGGAAACTGTGGATTTTCTCTTCAGCGTTAAAAAAGACTTTTTCGGAAACTGCTTAAGCATAGAAAAAGTTGAATTTGCCAATCTCGATGAGCTGGAGAAAAAGCTTCTAAACTCTTACTACGGATTCGACAAACTTGGCTACGCGAGAATAATTGCGTCGAGGGAGTCGATAGCGGAGGAGTTGGGGTTAGACTACGAAGAGGTGGGAGAGGTAATAAAAAATTTGAAGAAAAAGGCTAAAGCGAAAGCTCGAGTCGACGATAGAGAGATTAGCTCTTATAACTTCCACGTGGCTACAGCTTTGAATTACTACTCCGCAATATTCGACGAAAAAGTAGGGGTCGAAGACATTCTCAAAAAAATTCTGAAAAAGAGATTCGAAGACGTCCTCTACAGATACGAAGATGTGGAGGGGAAATTTGAAGACTACTCCTACGGAATATTTTCGCTCGTAGTCAACCATTACCTGAACGACTGGGGGCTGGAAGAGGCGGAAGAACTTTTTAAACTTTCCGATGATCACTGGAAAGTTTTCGATTCGAGAACTGCATCTCCGCTCTCTCTGAAAATTTTATCAGCTCTCCACCTATACCACCTCACGGGAAAGAGGGAATACAGAGAATACGCGAAGGAGAAGCTGAAAAAATTTGCCGGCTACGAGCACAACATATACTCCGGAGCTTACCTCGTGGCGTTGAAAGCGTACCTCAGACCGATATACGCTCCGAAAATAGAAAAATTCATCGCTCCCGACGTTTTCTTCTGGGAAAAGGACTGGATCGAATATGCCGGAAAAAAATTTAAGTCAGACGAAATTAGAGCTGTGTTAGATGGTTGA
- a CDS encoding shikimate kinase, which yields MVEGKAFAAGTIVNALAALKGVAFALNLKTRVRIIPGKEGDFESRALECVVKKVFRSLNIDGKVKVESEIPRRSGLGSSSAVVNALMCAAYKYLNKELEAHSILRANARISLECGMSYTGAFDDASASLLGGVVFSDNAKMKLFKRESLEGKAAILIPAWERKNVDLKKIRERREEVERAFKLAMEGKLREAMYVNSYEYCRALNLPFEPVVAAYNLGLNAGLSGNGPSYVAFGENVEDVKSVWESFGKVIFVDIVNVPAEDVKISGSLFIQT from the coding sequence ATGGTTGAAGGGAAAGCTTTCGCTGCCGGAACGATCGTAAACGCTCTCGCAGCTTTGAAAGGAGTAGCATTCGCCCTAAACTTGAAAACGAGAGTCAGGATTATTCCGGGAAAGGAAGGCGATTTTGAAAGCAGAGCTCTTGAATGCGTGGTTAAAAAAGTCTTCAGAAGCTTGAACATAGACGGAAAAGTTAAAGTGGAGAGCGAAATTCCGAGGAGGAGCGGATTGGGGAGTAGTAGCGCTGTTGTGAACGCTTTGATGTGTGCCGCTTACAAGTATCTAAACAAAGAACTTGAGGCTCACAGCATCTTAAGAGCCAACGCGAGAATCAGCTTGGAATGCGGTATGAGCTACACAGGAGCCTTTGACGATGCCTCAGCTTCTCTTCTCGGAGGGGTCGTTTTTAGCGACAACGCGAAGATGAAACTTTTCAAGAGGGAAAGTTTGGAAGGAAAAGCAGCCATACTCATCCCCGCTTGGGAACGAAAGAACGTCGATCTAAAGAAAATAAGGGAGAGAAGAGAGGAAGTCGAGAGGGCTTTTAAATTGGCGATGGAAGGAAAGCTTAGAGAAGCTATGTACGTAAACTCCTACGAATACTGCAGAGCTTTGAATTTACCTTTCGAGCCGGTCGTAGCAGCTTACAACCTCGGACTTAATGCCGGTTTGTCGGGAAACGGACCGAGCTACGTGGCTTTTGGAGAGAACGTCGAGGACGTTAAATCCGTCTGGGAAAGCTTCGGAAAAGTTATTTTTGTAGACATCGTTAACGTTCCGGCTGAAGACGTTAAAATAAGTGGTTCTCTGTTTATTCAAACCTGA
- a CDS encoding ABC transporter permease: MALRNLGRAKVRSVLAAVGVIIGVTAIASIGIFGESLKNAVLENFKDLANEVIITPSRTHGYSAIDERTLMKIEKSPYISEIIPVKSAAAEIISKKRTISTVYGLDEDDAREMFKAESGKISFGGRCVVGKMLAEALELRVGSKIYVSGKLFKVSAILEAEGARFDVNPNYAVIISREDFDKLFGDGYDIVIVKVKSIEDVSRFKEYVESRINYKEKVVDVFEMKSILERIEKAFAQINLFLMAIAGVSLLVAGVSILNVMLMSTIERTKEIGILRAIGAQRSDVLKIFLYEALILGVFGSVIGACLSFVAGYGITGLIVGKTEYVFSLSSALYALFGLFFGILTALVSGLYPAYRASKLDPIVALRFE; the protein is encoded by the coding sequence ATGGCTCTTAGAAATCTCGGAAGAGCTAAGGTTAGAAGCGTTCTGGCTGCTGTTGGAGTTATCATAGGAGTTACGGCTATAGCTTCAATAGGGATCTTCGGAGAGAGTTTGAAAAATGCAGTGCTTGAGAACTTTAAAGATCTCGCAAACGAAGTGATAATTACCCCTTCGAGGACTCACGGCTACTCTGCTATAGATGAAAGAACTTTGATGAAAATAGAGAAATCTCCTTACATATCCGAGATAATTCCCGTTAAATCAGCAGCAGCAGAAATAATCTCGAAAAAGAGAACGATATCCACTGTTTACGGATTGGACGAAGACGATGCGAGAGAGATGTTTAAAGCAGAGTCTGGAAAAATTTCTTTCGGTGGAAGGTGCGTCGTTGGAAAAATGCTCGCAGAAGCTCTCGAACTAAGAGTTGGTAGCAAAATATACGTAAGCGGTAAGCTCTTCAAGGTTTCGGCAATTCTCGAAGCTGAAGGTGCGAGATTCGACGTAAATCCAAATTACGCAGTTATAATTTCCCGAGAAGATTTCGACAAGCTCTTTGGAGACGGATACGACATAGTGATAGTAAAGGTGAAAAGCATAGAAGACGTTTCGAGGTTTAAGGAATACGTGGAAAGTCGAATAAACTACAAGGAAAAGGTTGTTGACGTTTTCGAGATGAAGTCGATTCTTGAAAGGATAGAGAAAGCTTTTGCTCAGATAAATCTGTTTCTCATGGCTATAGCCGGGGTTTCGCTCCTCGTAGCCGGAGTTAGTATTCTCAACGTTATGTTGATGTCTACTATAGAGAGAACGAAGGAAATAGGCATTCTCAGAGCTATCGGCGCTCAAAGGAGTGATGTTTTGAAAATATTCCTATACGAAGCTTTAATTCTCGGAGTCTTCGGAAGCGTTATAGGTGCTTGTCTGAGCTTCGTTGCCGGCTACGGAATAACGGGCTTAATAGTCGGGAAAACCGAGTACGTGTTTTCCCTATCTTCAGCGCTGTACGCTCTCTTCGGTCTCTTTTTTGGAATACTCACAGCTTTAGTAAGCGGTCTTTATCCTGCTTACAGGGCAAGCAAGCTCGATCCAATCGTGGCTCTCAGGTTTGAATAA
- a CDS encoding ABC transporter ATP-binding protein, translated as MKAVELRNVTKVYKTKYYEVVALRNVNLEVELGEFIAVMGPSGSGKSTLLNLVGCLDKPTEGEVIIKGRRTRELSDRELTKLRRDEIGFIFQQYNLIPTLTVEENIELPMVFKGISKEERERRVRELAEKLGIYELLERKPAELSGGQQQRVAIARALANKPSILLCDEPTGNLDSKSGEIVMEAIKELNEEGVTVILVTHDESLKRYAERVVKLRDGMIVDVSSNGS; from the coding sequence ATGAAAGCGGTAGAGCTTAGAAACGTTACGAAGGTTTACAAAACTAAATACTACGAGGTCGTGGCTTTGAGAAACGTTAATCTCGAAGTTGAGCTCGGAGAATTTATCGCTGTAATGGGTCCGAGCGGTAGTGGTAAGAGCACTTTGCTTAACCTCGTGGGGTGTTTGGATAAGCCAACGGAAGGAGAAGTGATCATTAAAGGAAGGAGGACGAGGGAACTTTCTGACAGAGAGTTGACGAAGCTCAGAAGAGACGAAATCGGATTTATTTTTCAGCAGTACAATTTAATTCCTACTCTCACGGTTGAGGAGAACATTGAGCTGCCGATGGTTTTCAAGGGGATTTCAAAGGAAGAGAGGGAAAGAAGAGTTAGAGAACTTGCTGAAAAGCTTGGTATCTACGAGCTTCTCGAAAGAAAGCCTGCTGAACTCAGCGGAGGACAGCAGCAGCGTGTTGCGATAGCGAGAGCTTTGGCAAACAAACCATCCATACTCCTTTGCGACGAGCCTACAGGCAATTTAGACAGCAAGAGCGGCGAGATAGTTATGGAAGCAATAAAAGAGTTGAACGAAGAGGGAGTAACCGTTATCTTGGTTACCCACGACGAAAGCTTGAAAAGATATGCTGAGAGAGTTGTAAAGCTTAGAGACGGGATGATCGTGGATGTATCTTCAAATGGCTCTTAG
- a CDS encoding COG1361 family protein, which translates to MKKFLTILFASLFIIVPSSAQVTVKEVKVGLDRIFVGDEVDCSIVLENKNSFAEKISSIVFYSDLVEPRIITDIGVIPPLSTYELPFTFKAEKPGKFSVEVKVSTPNGSTTYYVPFVVEKEMPEVVLQNTTIYLNEVNLLKVSVNADFDVYIKPLFNATPEVAYGREAVFKYYPKEREKIAFKIYFYNGRNYHEYVKEFKVEWKESRGVYFEVRAPEKVMVYDAVKVDIFVTNLKREAVYNIRLKALDRVFSYPVLLPSQSKNFSMYVTAFKPGVFTFNVELSYENEEIKRETKSIEVKVLNESAVDVCSYEFSEDVLRGEICNRGASEISSVVVFFGEEKAFVGSVAAGDFEIFEIKAKNTTGTLKLQWRNAAGDLLELEKEVKLEKVKVEERRASPLPIIVSVVAALVIISLALIALRRR; encoded by the coding sequence ATGAAGAAATTTTTAACGATACTGTTTGCGTCGCTCTTCATTATTGTCCCCTCTTCAGCTCAGGTGACGGTCAAAGAAGTTAAAGTGGGGCTCGACAGGATATTCGTTGGAGACGAGGTAGATTGCTCCATCGTTCTGGAAAACAAAAATTCTTTCGCAGAGAAAATTTCCAGCATCGTTTTCTACAGCGATCTCGTCGAACCGAGAATTATTACTGACATAGGTGTAATTCCCCCCCTCTCTACTTACGAACTTCCTTTCACGTTTAAAGCAGAAAAACCCGGGAAGTTCTCGGTTGAGGTTAAGGTGTCTACTCCGAACGGATCAACAACTTACTACGTTCCCTTCGTTGTAGAAAAGGAGATGCCGGAAGTGGTGTTGCAGAACACTACGATATACCTCAACGAGGTAAATCTTTTGAAGGTAAGCGTGAACGCGGACTTTGACGTTTACATCAAACCACTCTTCAACGCAACTCCAGAAGTTGCTTACGGAAGAGAAGCGGTGTTCAAATACTATCCGAAGGAAAGGGAAAAGATAGCGTTCAAAATTTACTTCTACAACGGAAGGAACTACCACGAGTACGTGAAAGAGTTTAAGGTCGAGTGGAAAGAAAGCAGAGGGGTTTACTTCGAAGTTAGAGCTCCGGAAAAGGTTATGGTTTACGATGCGGTAAAAGTTGACATCTTCGTGACTAACTTGAAGAGAGAGGCCGTCTATAATATAAGGCTCAAAGCCCTCGACAGAGTTTTCAGCTACCCGGTACTTTTACCGAGCCAGAGCAAGAACTTCTCGATGTACGTCACGGCATTCAAACCGGGCGTCTTCACTTTTAACGTGGAATTGAGCTACGAGAATGAGGAGATCAAGAGGGAGACAAAGAGCATTGAAGTGAAAGTTCTGAACGAAAGCGCGGTAGACGTTTGCAGCTACGAGTTTTCTGAGGACGTGCTGAGAGGGGAGATTTGCAACAGAGGGGCGAGCGAAATTTCGAGCGTTGTCGTGTTTTTCGGCGAAGAGAAAGCTTTCGTTGGAAGCGTTGCAGCTGGAGACTTCGAAATCTTCGAAATCAAAGCGAAGAACACAACAGGAACTTTAAAGCTTCAGTGGAGAAACGCTGCCGGAGATCTGCTTGAATTGGAAAAGGAAGTTAAGTTAGAGAAGGTCAAAGTTGAAGAAAGAAGAGCTTCTCCGCTGCCGATAATTGTGTCAGTTGTTGCAGCCCTCGTGATAATCTCTCTTGCGTTAATTGCTTTGAGGAGAAGATGA
- a CDS encoding ribonuclease P protein component 4 has translation MPLKREKDLERKIAKERIEFLLNKAQEIKKENYELARRYVELAVKIAKKYRIRLGKLKVFFCKKCLYPYSEGKFRVRIHKSRVIVTCLNCGYERRVPVKPKKS, from the coding sequence ATGCCTTTGAAAAGAGAGAAAGACCTCGAAAGGAAAATTGCAAAAGAACGTATTGAATTTCTTCTGAACAAAGCTCAGGAAATTAAAAAGGAGAACTACGAACTTGCAAGAAGATACGTGGAGTTGGCTGTGAAAATAGCGAAGAAGTACCGGATCAGACTCGGAAAGCTCAAGGTTTTTTTCTGCAAAAAGTGCCTATACCCTTACTCTGAGGGGAAGTTCAGAGTGAGGATTCACAAGTCGAGGGTAATTGTAACTTGTCTCAACTGCGGATACGAAAGAAGAGTTCCAGTAAAACCGAAAAAAAGTTAA
- a CDS encoding Lrp/AsnC family transcriptional regulator, which produces MSQKREFNFDVDLLMAAQYNMPLTEEPFVALSEKLGVSFDYVKNELERYLKRGLIIRIGPQLNYKAFRGESVAALVGARVEESRIFEVARMINKEKGVKHNFLREDENYNVWYTIKARDREVLFEKIKALMEKCRVEDYVVLPSKRVYKMDVKYDLYKGVSWSYRVEKNERVPLVEELGISPELLKDMEKNFSVEEKPFRKFAEKYGMKAGEIVDLLKELIEKRVVRDFYAVLNGERAGFKENGMNLIRTENPERIAGILLEKFPQITHLVERECPENWNYPLYFMVHAFERETIEKIAEEVREIEGVEEVKVLYSKMNLRNV; this is translated from the coding sequence ATGAGTCAAAAACGAGAATTCAATTTTGATGTCGATTTGCTGATGGCAGCTCAGTACAACATGCCTCTGACGGAAGAGCCTTTCGTAGCTCTTTCGGAAAAGCTCGGAGTTAGTTTCGATTACGTAAAAAACGAGCTTGAAAGATACTTGAAGAGAGGTCTGATAATCAGAATAGGTCCCCAGCTGAACTATAAAGCGTTTAGAGGGGAGAGCGTAGCGGCTTTGGTTGGAGCGAGGGTTGAGGAGAGCAGAATTTTCGAGGTTGCGAGAATGATAAATAAAGAAAAAGGCGTGAAGCACAACTTCTTAAGAGAGGACGAAAACTATAACGTCTGGTACACGATAAAAGCAAGAGACAGAGAGGTTTTATTTGAAAAGATTAAAGCGTTGATGGAGAAGTGTAGAGTAGAAGATTACGTGGTTTTACCGAGCAAGAGAGTTTACAAGATGGACGTGAAATACGACCTTTACAAAGGGGTGTCTTGGAGCTACAGAGTTGAGAAAAACGAGAGAGTTCCTTTGGTTGAAGAGCTCGGAATAAGCCCGGAACTCCTTAAAGACATGGAAAAGAACTTTTCCGTTGAAGAAAAACCGTTCAGAAAGTTTGCCGAAAAATACGGGATGAAAGCAGGGGAAATAGTGGATCTGCTCAAAGAGTTAATAGAGAAAAGAGTGGTGAGAGACTTTTACGCTGTGCTAAACGGAGAGAGAGCAGGATTTAAGGAGAACGGTATGAATTTAATAAGAACCGAGAATCCGGAAAGAATCGCAGGAATTTTGCTCGAAAAATTTCCTCAGATAACGCATTTAGTTGAGAGGGAGTGTCCGGAGAACTGGAATTATCCACTGTACTTCATGGTGCACGCTTTCGAAAGGGAGACTATAGAGAAAATTGCCGAAGAAGTTAGAGAGATCGAGGGAGTTGAAGAAGTGAAAGTACTCTACAGCAAGATGAACTTGAGGAACGTTTAA
- a CDS encoding precorrin-2 dehydrogenase/sirohydrochlorin ferrochelatase family protein: MRIPLYIELKGKKIVVIGGGGVGTSRAKKFLNYGANVVVISLDFSDELKELEKEGKVELVYGDAKNVDFLERYVKDAFMVVVAVGSKKVNEVVERLSKKYKFLKNFANDAEKTEVVVPFEGEVEGIKIAVTTEGKSGVVARIVRDKILEMVKSDRETINLLKAMDFFKKYMKEEDVPVDIRMKMYFAISSDEKFLELVKSGKVEDAKAYAVNFLREYLSGERDLDESKTRIQF, translated from the coding sequence ATGAGAATACCGCTTTACATAGAACTAAAAGGAAAGAAAATAGTCGTAATCGGCGGGGGCGGAGTTGGGACGAGCAGAGCGAAGAAGTTTCTGAACTACGGAGCAAACGTCGTTGTCATAAGCCTCGATTTTTCCGATGAGCTGAAAGAGCTCGAAAAAGAGGGGAAAGTAGAGCTCGTTTACGGTGACGCAAAGAACGTCGACTTTCTCGAAAGATACGTGAAGGATGCTTTTATGGTAGTTGTAGCCGTGGGAAGCAAGAAAGTGAACGAAGTCGTGGAGAGACTTTCGAAAAAGTACAAATTCCTCAAAAACTTCGCCAACGATGCGGAAAAAACTGAAGTTGTAGTTCCTTTCGAAGGGGAAGTCGAGGGAATAAAAATAGCCGTAACGACTGAGGGGAAGAGTGGAGTTGTTGCGAGAATCGTTAGAGACAAAATACTCGAAATGGTAAAAAGCGACAGGGAAACTATAAACCTTTTAAAAGCGATGGACTTCTTTAAGAAGTACATGAAAGAGGAAGATGTTCCCGTCGATATCAGAATGAAGATGTACTTCGCCATAAGCTCAGACGAAAAGTTTCTCGAACTCGTTAAGAGCGGTAAAGTTGAGGACGCTAAAGCTTATGCTGTAAACTTTTTAAGGGAATACTTGAGTGGGGAGAGGGATCTGGATGAGTCAAAAACGAGAATTCAATTTTGA
- a CDS encoding PaaI family thioesterase — MKSDPFAEFLEAEVEEVREGYARVSGVVKKEFLNIHGTAHGAYITALADFALALASNYDTKRVAINISINFFKGAKEGDKLVAEAEKISGKRTAFFIIRVKRGEEVISEGTAITLAV, encoded by the coding sequence TTGAAATCTGATCCTTTCGCCGAATTCTTAGAGGCGGAAGTGGAGGAGGTTAGGGAAGGTTACGCGAGGGTTTCCGGAGTCGTGAAGAAGGAGTTTTTAAACATCCACGGAACTGCTCACGGAGCTTACATTACTGCTTTAGCAGACTTCGCTCTTGCTTTAGCCTCAAACTACGACACGAAAAGAGTTGCGATAAATATTTCAATTAACTTTTTTAAAGGCGCTAAAGAAGGAGACAAACTCGTGGCGGAAGCAGAAAAAATAAGCGGAAAAAGGACGGCTTTTTTCATCATCAGGGTAAAGAGAGGAGAAGAAGTTATTTCCGAGGGAACTGCGATAACGCTGGCAGTTTAG